The following are encoded in a window of Arthrobacter antioxidans genomic DNA:
- a CDS encoding TetR/AcrR family transcriptional regulator: protein MRLSRTAVLTAAVALADEQGVGGLNMRTLAEDLGVVPMALYKHVSSKEDLLDGMVDVVVAEIDPPLEGQEWRATVRSRVLSARTVLQRHRWARQVLETRTTRTPAVLAYTDSFIGMFLDRGFSVDLTHHVMHALGSRMWGFTQELFDAPETPAGDAAADSASAGSAPPDAARLEAMARRFPNVLRIAMAAAHDDGVVGRGCDDQYEFEFALDLLLDGIEGLHARGWTSART from the coding sequence ATGCGGTTGAGCAGGACCGCGGTACTCACCGCCGCTGTCGCCCTGGCCGACGAGCAGGGCGTGGGTGGCCTGAACATGCGCACACTCGCCGAGGACCTGGGGGTGGTGCCGATGGCGCTCTACAAGCATGTCTCCAGCAAGGAGGACCTGCTCGACGGCATGGTGGACGTGGTCGTGGCCGAGATCGATCCGCCGCTCGAGGGGCAGGAGTGGAGGGCCACCGTCCGGAGCCGGGTCCTCTCGGCCCGCACCGTCCTCCAGCGGCACCGCTGGGCGCGCCAGGTCCTCGAGACCCGGACCACCAGGACCCCGGCCGTGCTCGCCTATACGGACTCGTTCATCGGCATGTTCCTCGACCGGGGGTTCTCGGTCGACCTGACGCACCACGTCATGCATGCGCTGGGCAGCCGGATGTGGGGCTTCACCCAGGAACTCTTCGACGCTCCGGAGACCCCGGCAGGGGATGCTGCTGCCGACAGCGCGTCAGCAGGCTCGGCTCCCCCCGACGCCGCGCGGCTCGAGGCGATGGCCCGGCGGTTCCCGAACGTCCTCCGGATCGCGATGGCAGCGGCGCACGACGACGGCGTGGTCGGGCGCGGGTGCGATGACCAGTACGAGTTCGAATTCGCCCTCGACCTGCTGCTGGACGGCATCGAGGGCCTCCACGCCCGCGGCTGGACGTCGGCGCGGACGTAG
- a CDS encoding DUF2306 domain-containing protein, with product MTSTRRAAEAAPGPQGTTPHRPAWLVPAGLILLGLIPVLAGAARLSELAGGAEVTERNARFVESPVPVVLHILGATLYTVLGAFQFLPSLRRGGRSWHRVSGRILFPAGLVAALTGLWMACFSALPPGDGRLLLAFRLLFGTAMVLGLVLGVRAVVRGDTRTHGAWMTRAYAIGLGAGTQALILIVPELLGSPPGVTLRALLMGAGWMINLGVAEVVIRRRDGQSSRRASEAGR from the coding sequence GTGACGAGCACCCGACGAGCCGCGGAAGCCGCACCCGGGCCGCAGGGCACCACCCCGCATCGGCCGGCGTGGCTGGTCCCCGCGGGACTGATCCTGCTGGGACTCATCCCCGTCCTGGCCGGCGCCGCCCGCCTCTCGGAACTGGCCGGCGGGGCCGAGGTCACCGAGCGGAACGCGCGCTTCGTCGAGTCCCCCGTCCCCGTCGTCCTGCACATCCTCGGCGCCACCCTGTACACCGTGCTCGGAGCCTTCCAGTTCCTCCCCTCCCTGCGGCGGGGCGGGCGGAGCTGGCACAGGGTCTCCGGCCGGATCCTCTTCCCTGCCGGGCTGGTGGCGGCGCTCACCGGCCTGTGGATGGCCTGCTTCTCCGCGCTCCCGCCCGGTGACGGCCGGCTCCTCCTCGCCTTCAGGCTCCTCTTCGGGACCGCGATGGTCCTCGGCCTCGTGCTCGGCGTCCGCGCCGTGGTCCGCGGGGACACCAGGACCCACGGCGCGTGGATGACCCGCGCCTACGCGATCGGACTCGGCGCGGGCACCCAGGCCCTGATCCTGATCGTCCCGGAGCTCCTCGGCAGTCCGCCCGGAGTGACGCTGCGGGCACTGCTCATGGGTGCGGGGTGGATGATCAACCTGGGCGTGGCGGAGGTCGTCATCCGCCGGCGGGACGGTCAGTCTTCCCGGCGGGCATCGGAGGCCGGACGCTGA
- a CDS encoding helix-turn-helix transcriptional regulator: MEEFDQLVADGRAAYERGEWQTAYQQLEQARLQAGLPSEDLGLLGGAAWWTGRVKQSLEIVEHVYHRLYDAGDALGAARKALDVGLVWFIRGDLVIASGWANRARRILQDLPEGVEHGYLLYLDAALTLDVRDLGPAREAAARLDELGRRLRAPALTSFSLVLAGLADLRSGRTAAGFSQLDEAMLPVLAGGLPPEWAGEIYCIVIHACYDVNDLHRMRAWTRATEQWCEQFSGDVVYSGICRIHRLQLSSIEGDWAAAEDAIERSGAELVDRNNWVAGEAFYQLGELRRLRGDTAGARAAYGRARRLGADPQPGESLLQHAAGDKDAAWSGVSAALAGRDPLACARLLQAAVDIALAMRLEDEADRLCSQLEETAAVFDTPGLRAWAGHARATVLIARSRYAEAMPVLQAAAREYRGMQARYEIARVHELLARAHRGAGQAAAAAADSATALAIYRQLGALPDILRLDGGRLPGGLTQREAEVLALVAAGASNKSAAEALFISQKTVGRHLANIFAKIGTSSRTAAAAWARDHGVLPR; encoded by the coding sequence ATGGAGGAATTCGACCAGCTGGTTGCCGATGGACGCGCGGCATACGAGCGCGGGGAGTGGCAGACCGCATACCAGCAGCTGGAGCAGGCACGGCTACAGGCGGGGCTTCCCTCCGAGGACCTCGGCCTGCTCGGCGGAGCGGCGTGGTGGACCGGGCGGGTCAAGCAGTCGCTGGAGATCGTCGAGCACGTCTACCACCGGCTGTACGACGCCGGTGATGCGCTCGGCGCCGCCCGGAAGGCCCTGGACGTCGGACTGGTCTGGTTCATCCGCGGCGACCTGGTGATCGCCTCCGGCTGGGCCAACCGTGCCCGCCGGATCCTGCAGGACCTGCCCGAGGGCGTGGAACACGGCTATCTGCTCTACCTCGACGCCGCCCTCACGCTCGATGTCCGCGACCTCGGTCCGGCCAGGGAGGCCGCCGCGCGACTGGACGAACTGGGACGGCGTCTACGCGCTCCGGCGCTCACGTCGTTCTCCCTCGTGCTCGCCGGCCTGGCGGACCTGCGCAGCGGCAGGACCGCCGCCGGGTTCTCCCAGCTGGATGAGGCGATGCTGCCGGTCCTCGCCGGCGGGCTGCCGCCTGAGTGGGCCGGAGAGATCTACTGCATCGTCATCCACGCCTGCTACGACGTCAACGACCTGCACCGGATGCGGGCGTGGACGCGCGCCACCGAACAGTGGTGCGAGCAGTTCTCCGGTGACGTGGTCTACTCGGGCATCTGTCGTATCCACCGCCTGCAACTCTCCAGCATCGAAGGGGACTGGGCCGCCGCGGAGGACGCGATCGAGAGAAGCGGGGCCGAGCTCGTGGACCGCAACAACTGGGTGGCGGGCGAGGCGTTCTACCAACTCGGCGAACTCCGCCGGTTGCGAGGGGACACCGCCGGCGCCCGGGCCGCCTACGGGCGGGCGCGACGACTGGGAGCCGATCCCCAGCCCGGTGAGTCCCTGCTGCAGCACGCAGCGGGAGACAAGGACGCCGCGTGGTCCGGCGTGAGCGCGGCCCTGGCCGGGCGCGACCCGCTCGCATGCGCACGACTGCTGCAGGCCGCCGTCGACATCGCCCTGGCGATGAGGCTCGAGGACGAGGCGGATCGGCTCTGCAGCCAGCTGGAGGAGACCGCCGCGGTCTTCGACACCCCCGGGCTCCGCGCCTGGGCCGGGCACGCACGGGCCACGGTCCTCATCGCCCGGTCGCGATATGCGGAGGCCATGCCCGTCCTGCAGGCCGCAGCTCGCGAGTACCGCGGGATGCAGGCCCGTTACGAGATCGCCAGGGTCCACGAGCTTCTCGCCCGGGCCCACCGCGGGGCGGGTCAGGCCGCGGCCGCGGCCGCGGACTCCGCGACAGCACTGGCGATCTACCGCCAACTCGGCGCGCTGCCGGACATCCTCCGGCTCGACGGCGGACGGCTGCCCGGCGGGTTGACGCAGCGCGAGGCGGAAGTACTCGCGCTGGTCGCCGCCGGCGCCAGCAACAAGTCGGCGGCCGAAGCCCTTTTCATCAGCCAGAAGACGGTCGGCAGGCACCTCGCCAACATCTTCGCCAAGATCGGCACGTCCTCGCGGACGGCGGCCGCGGCGTGGGCCCGTGACCACGGGGTCCTCCCCCGCTGA
- a CDS encoding class I SAM-dependent methyltransferase, whose protein sequence is MTSNQGTTLEDLTVEEFDTEASAALAARFVGILNDAAIAVLTSIGHQTGLFETLAALPSATSEQIADAGNLDERYVREWLGGMTAARVVHYDPKTGTYRLPREHAAVLTSAAGPNNLAILMQHTSMMGEMEQKVIERFRRGGGLSYEDYPHFHRNMAETSAAVHDIALVDGILPLVPELPARLGDGIDVADIGCGRGHAVNLMAQAYPSSRFTGYDFSDAAIRAARAEADRMGVANATFELLDVARLDIVDGFDAITAFDAIHDQAHPATVLRNIQRALRPGGTFLMVDIKASSQVEDNVDLPWGSYLYAISTVHCMSVSLGLGGDGLGTVWGEQRALSMLADAGFRDIESKGVDSDPFNAYFIART, encoded by the coding sequence ATGACCAGCAACCAGGGCACAACGCTCGAGGACCTGACCGTCGAGGAGTTCGATACCGAGGCTTCAGCCGCCCTTGCAGCGCGCTTCGTGGGCATCCTCAATGACGCAGCGATCGCCGTGCTGACGAGCATCGGACACCAGACCGGGCTCTTCGAGACACTGGCGGCCCTGCCGTCGGCCACGAGCGAGCAGATCGCCGACGCCGGGAACCTCGATGAACGCTACGTCCGCGAATGGCTCGGCGGCATGACCGCAGCGCGCGTGGTCCACTATGACCCGAAGACCGGGACCTACCGGCTCCCCCGCGAGCACGCGGCAGTGCTCACGAGCGCTGCGGGTCCCAACAACCTGGCCATCCTCATGCAGCACACGTCGATGATGGGCGAGATGGAGCAGAAGGTGATCGAGCGTTTCCGGCGTGGCGGTGGACTCTCCTACGAGGACTACCCCCACTTCCACCGGAACATGGCGGAGACCAGCGCTGCGGTGCACGACATCGCCCTGGTGGACGGCATCCTCCCGCTGGTGCCGGAACTGCCGGCACGGCTCGGGGACGGCATCGACGTCGCCGATATCGGCTGCGGAAGAGGGCATGCGGTCAATCTGATGGCGCAGGCCTACCCGTCCAGCCGGTTCACCGGCTACGACTTCTCCGACGCGGCCATCCGAGCCGCCCGGGCAGAGGCCGACCGGATGGGCGTGGCGAACGCGACGTTCGAGCTGCTCGACGTCGCTCGGCTGGACATCGTGGACGGCTTCGACGCCATCACCGCTTTCGACGCCATCCACGACCAGGCGCACCCGGCAACCGTGCTCCGGAACATCCAGCGGGCCCTGCGGCCCGGCGGGACGTTCCTGATGGTGGACATCAAGGCGTCCAGCCAGGTCGAGGACAACGTCGACCTGCCCTGGGGCAGCTATCTCTACGCGATCTCCACGGTCCACTGCATGAGCGTCTCGCTCGGACTCGGAGGCGACGGGCTCGGAACCGTGTGGGGCGAGCAGCGCGCTCTGTCGATGCTGGCCGACGCCGGCTTCCGGGACATCGAGTCGAAGGGCGTCGACTCCGATCCGTTCAACGCCTACTTCATCGCCCGGACGTAG
- a CDS encoding primosomal protein N', translating into MTHTTRMSDATDGQLSLLHGFGAARLPQADPERASSLPIARVILDAQLPHLDRFFDYAVPAAMDAEAQPGVRVKVRFAGREHAGFLAERVQEASTTATLLPLAKVVSPQQVLTPEVLALATAVAARSVGTVSDVLRSAVPPRMARVEAEFDDPAAAGEGAPEPPDARIDPVDPVDPVDPEAAEAAAGMLPVAVGRPSSGSFRRYPNGLSYLQHLRSGESPRAVLTSLGGYGPTGWHEEIADAVAAAASAGRGAVVVVPDQRDLARMEAALVARLGAAAVARLTGEDGATPRYRNFMRILHGSATVAVGTRSAAYAPVRDLGLVCLWDDGDDQHVEQRAPYQHVRDVLLLRAEQEGAAMLLSSFGRTTEAQRLVDTGWAHAIQADRNEVRRSAPRVIHAADAYQMERDPLAAQARIPHAAWAAAQAGLKTGPVLLQVARTGFSPALACDRCRHAARCTACAGPLAQPGHHAPPACRWCGRPDNHWACPECGGTRMRATVTGATRTAEELGRAFPGVPVISSAGEHIVDDVRDVPAVVVATPGAEPVAAGGYAAVILLDGNALLNRESMRAGEDALRRWFSAAILARPATAGGTVVITGDDDVAVGHLVRWDPAGAASRELAERHELGLPPAVRYAVLTGTREALTHFLDGLETEGAVRVVGPAPVPPDVRREAVLAARALAGPKRGTDRGAPAPADALAGQGSHRVLLFFSYRAAAGVTKVLRARRAALSARRTGEPVHIRLDALDVL; encoded by the coding sequence ATGACGCACACCACCCGCATGTCCGACGCGACGGACGGGCAGCTGTCGCTGCTGCACGGCTTCGGGGCTGCCCGGCTGCCGCAGGCCGATCCCGAGCGGGCTTCGTCGCTGCCCATCGCCCGGGTGATCCTGGATGCGCAGCTTCCCCATCTCGACCGGTTCTTCGACTACGCGGTGCCCGCCGCCATGGACGCCGAGGCCCAGCCCGGCGTGCGGGTCAAGGTGCGGTTCGCCGGGCGCGAGCACGCAGGCTTCCTCGCGGAGCGGGTCCAGGAGGCCAGCACGACGGCGACACTCCTGCCGCTCGCGAAGGTCGTCTCCCCCCAACAGGTCCTCACCCCCGAGGTCCTCGCCCTCGCGACGGCCGTCGCCGCGCGGTCGGTCGGCACCGTGAGCGATGTCCTGCGGTCGGCCGTCCCTCCGCGCATGGCGCGGGTCGAGGCGGAGTTCGACGACCCGGCCGCTGCGGGGGAGGGCGCGCCGGAGCCCCCGGACGCCCGCATCGATCCCGTCGACCCCGTCGACCCCGTCGACCCCGAGGCTGCCGAGGCTGCCGCGGGCATGCTGCCGGTCGCCGTGGGACGGCCTTCCTCCGGCAGCTTCCGGCGCTACCCGAACGGCCTCTCCTACCTGCAGCACCTCCGCTCCGGCGAGTCGCCCCGCGCCGTCCTGACGAGCCTCGGCGGGTACGGTCCCACGGGCTGGCACGAGGAGATCGCCGATGCCGTCGCGGCTGCCGCGTCCGCGGGCCGGGGGGCGGTGGTCGTCGTCCCCGACCAGCGGGATCTCGCGCGCATGGAGGCCGCCCTCGTGGCCCGCCTCGGGGCGGCGGCGGTGGCCCGGCTGACGGGCGAGGACGGCGCGACACCGAGGTACCGCAACTTCATGCGCATCCTCCACGGGTCGGCGACCGTCGCCGTCGGCACGCGGTCCGCCGCGTACGCGCCCGTGCGGGACCTCGGGCTCGTCTGCCTGTGGGACGACGGCGACGACCAGCACGTCGAACAGCGTGCACCGTACCAGCACGTCCGCGACGTCCTGCTGCTGCGTGCGGAGCAGGAGGGAGCCGCGATGCTGCTCTCCTCCTTCGGGCGCACCACCGAGGCGCAGCGCCTCGTGGACACCGGCTGGGCGCACGCCATCCAGGCCGACCGCAACGAGGTCCGTCGGTCGGCGCCCCGCGTCATCCACGCCGCCGACGCCTACCAGATGGAGCGGGACCCGCTGGCCGCGCAGGCCCGCATCCCCCATGCCGCCTGGGCCGCGGCGCAGGCGGGGCTGAAGACCGGGCCCGTCCTCCTGCAGGTCGCGCGCACGGGCTTCTCCCCGGCCCTGGCCTGCGACCGGTGCCGCCACGCCGCACGCTGCACGGCCTGCGCGGGGCCGCTGGCCCAACCCGGGCACCACGCACCGCCGGCGTGCCGATGGTGCGGGCGCCCGGACAACCACTGGGCCTGCCCGGAATGCGGTGGCACCCGGATGCGGGCCACCGTCACGGGCGCCACCCGGACTGCCGAGGAACTGGGACGTGCGTTCCCCGGCGTCCCGGTCATCTCCTCCGCCGGCGAGCACATCGTCGACGACGTCCGGGACGTACCCGCAGTCGTCGTCGCCACCCCGGGGGCCGAACCCGTGGCCGCGGGAGGGTACGCGGCTGTCATCCTCCTCGACGGCAACGCCCTGCTCAACCGCGAATCGATGCGGGCCGGGGAGGACGCGCTGCGCCGCTGGTTCTCCGCGGCGATCCTCGCGCGTCCCGCCACCGCCGGTGGGACCGTGGTGATCACGGGGGACGACGACGTCGCCGTCGGCCACCTCGTCCGCTGGGATCCCGCGGGGGCCGCCTCGCGTGAACTGGCCGAGCGGCACGAGCTCGGACTTCCGCCGGCCGTCCGGTACGCGGTGCTCACGGGCACCCGGGAGGCCCTCACCCACTTCCTCGACGGGCTGGAGACCGAGGGCGCCGTGCGCGTCGTCGGCCCCGCGCCGGTCCCGCCGGATGTCCGCCGGGAGGCCGTGCTGGCCGCGCGGGCCCTCGCCGGCCCGAAGCGCGGTACCGACCGCGGCGCCCCGGCCCCCGCGGACGCACTGGCGGGGCAGGGGAGCCATCGCGTGCTGCTCTTCTTCTCCTACCGGGCGGCCGCCGGCGTCACGAAGGTGCTCCGGGCCCGCCGGGCGGCCCTCTCGGCCCGGCGGACGGGCGAGCCGGTCCACATCAGGCTCGACGCACTCGACGTGCTCTGA
- the metK gene encoding methionine adenosyltransferase, which yields MIPPSIGSPLRLFTSESVTEGHPDKICDQISDAILDGMLEQDPDSRVAVETLVTTGLVHVAGEVTTEAYVEIPDIVRKTILGIGYDSSANGFDGARCGVSVSIGQQSPEIASGVFTSLETREGTGLDPYDAQGAGDQGIMFGYASDETSVLMPAPIWLAHRLSERLTAVRKDGTLPYLRPDGKTQVTVGYDGDRPVSIDSVVVSSQHSAEVSLEELRAGLVEHVVTPVLAASELDASSVRHILNPGGAFVIGGPVGDAGLTGRKIIVDTYGGMARHGGGAFSGKDPSKVDRSAAYAMRWVAKNVVAAGLARRAEIQIAYAIGMAQPVGIYVETFGTETVDPLKIGSAIREVFDLRPLGIINALDLKRPIYQRTAAHGHFGREEDGFTWERIDRVDKLRSYFNA from the coding sequence GTGATTCCTCCCAGCATCGGTTCCCCCCTGCGCCTGTTCACCTCGGAATCGGTGACCGAGGGCCATCCGGACAAGATCTGCGACCAGATCAGCGACGCCATCCTCGACGGCATGCTCGAACAGGATCCGGATTCACGCGTCGCGGTGGAGACCCTCGTGACCACCGGGCTCGTGCACGTCGCGGGTGAGGTCACCACCGAGGCGTACGTGGAGATCCCCGACATCGTCCGCAAGACCATCCTCGGCATCGGCTACGACTCCTCGGCCAACGGCTTCGACGGCGCCCGCTGCGGCGTGTCCGTGTCCATCGGGCAGCAGAGCCCCGAGATCGCCTCCGGGGTGTTCACCTCCCTCGAGACCCGTGAGGGGACGGGCCTGGACCCCTACGACGCCCAGGGCGCAGGGGACCAGGGCATCATGTTCGGCTACGCGAGCGACGAGACCTCCGTGCTCATGCCGGCCCCCATCTGGCTCGCGCACCGGCTGTCCGAGCGCCTCACCGCCGTCCGCAAGGACGGCACCCTCCCGTACCTCCGCCCGGACGGCAAGACGCAGGTCACCGTCGGGTACGACGGCGACCGCCCCGTCTCGATCGACTCCGTGGTCGTCTCCTCCCAGCACTCCGCCGAGGTGTCCCTCGAGGAACTGCGCGCCGGCCTCGTCGAGCACGTGGTCACCCCGGTCCTGGCCGCCTCCGAGCTCGACGCGTCGTCGGTCCGCCACATCCTCAACCCCGGTGGGGCCTTCGTGATCGGCGGGCCCGTGGGCGACGCCGGCCTGACCGGACGCAAGATCATCGTCGACACCTACGGCGGCATGGCCCGTCACGGCGGCGGCGCGTTCAGCGGCAAGGACCCGTCGAAGGTGGACCGCTCGGCGGCCTACGCCATGCGGTGGGTCGCGAAGAACGTCGTGGCGGCCGGCCTCGCCCGTCGGGCCGAGATCCAGATCGCCTACGCCATCGGCATGGCCCAGCCCGTGGGCATCTACGTGGAGACCTTCGGCACCGAGACCGTGGATCCGCTGAAGATCGGCTCGGCGATCCGCGAGGTCTTCGACCTCCGCCCGCTCGGCATCATCAACGCCCTCGATCTCAAGCGGCCCATCTACCAGCGCACCGCGGCCCACGGGCACTTCGGTCGCGAGGAGGACGGCTTCACCTGGGAGCGCATCGACCGCGTGGACAAACTCAGGAGCTACTTCAACGCCTGA
- the coaBC gene encoding bifunctional phosphopantothenoylcysteine decarboxylase/phosphopantothenate--cysteine ligase CoaBC, with protein MRVVLGVGGGIAAYKAASLLRLFTESGHDVTVIPTDAATRFVGTATWEALSGHPVSNSVWDDVDKVNHVRLGHEAELVVVAPATADVLARAAAGLANDLLTGTLLMAHGPVVMAPAMHTEMWQHAATRANVETLRARGVTVLEPASGRLTGTDSGPGRLPEPADIFAAVMAVVSRPGDGGSLQGRHVTISAGGTREALDPVRFLGNRSSGKQGMALAGAALAQGARVTLVLAHADVAPPAGCDVVRVDSALQLRDAVLGALPTTDVLIMAAAVADFRPAEVAAAKMKKNDDGTDPVITLVRNPDVLREAVLARDADARPQVIAGFAAETGDAAADPLTHARTKLARKGCDFLVLNVVGADRVFGKDSNEVTILDADGSESAAVHGSKRVVADAVIAHAARLLSR; from the coding sequence GTGCGCGTAGTCCTCGGTGTCGGAGGAGGGATCGCGGCCTACAAGGCCGCATCCCTCCTCCGTCTTTTCACGGAGTCCGGCCATGACGTCACGGTCATCCCCACCGACGCCGCCACCCGCTTCGTCGGCACCGCCACGTGGGAGGCGCTGTCGGGCCACCCCGTGAGCAACAGCGTCTGGGACGACGTCGACAAGGTGAACCACGTGCGCCTCGGGCACGAGGCCGAGCTCGTCGTCGTCGCGCCGGCCACCGCCGACGTCCTGGCCCGGGCCGCCGCCGGGCTCGCGAACGACCTCCTGACCGGCACGCTCCTCATGGCGCACGGCCCCGTGGTCATGGCTCCCGCGATGCACACCGAGATGTGGCAGCACGCGGCGACCCGCGCGAACGTCGAGACCCTCCGCGCGCGCGGCGTCACCGTCCTCGAGCCGGCCTCCGGGCGCCTCACCGGCACGGACTCCGGCCCGGGCCGGCTCCCGGAGCCGGCGGACATCTTCGCGGCGGTCATGGCCGTCGTCTCCCGCCCCGGGGACGGCGGCAGCCTGCAGGGCAGGCACGTCACCATCTCCGCGGGCGGCACGCGCGAAGCCCTCGACCCGGTGCGGTTCCTCGGCAACCGGTCCTCCGGCAAGCAGGGGATGGCCCTGGCCGGGGCCGCCCTCGCCCAGGGTGCCCGCGTGACCCTCGTCCTCGCCCACGCCGACGTCGCGCCGCCCGCCGGCTGCGACGTCGTGCGCGTCGACTCCGCCCTCCAGCTGCGCGACGCCGTCCTCGGCGCGCTGCCCACCACGGACGTGCTGATCATGGCCGCTGCCGTCGCGGACTTCCGTCCCGCGGAGGTCGCCGCGGCCAAGATGAAGAAGAACGACGACGGGACGGACCCGGTGATCACCCTCGTCCGGAATCCCGACGTGCTCCGCGAGGCCGTACTCGCCCGGGACGCCGATGCGCGGCCGCAGGTCATCGCCGGCTTCGCCGCCGAGACGGGAGACGCCGCGGCCGACCCCCTGACCCACGCCCGCACGAAGCTCGCCCGGAAGGGCTGCGACTTCCTGGTGCTCAACGTGGTCGGCGCGGACCGGGTGTTCGGCAAGGACTCCAACGAGGTCACCATCCTCGACGCCGACGGCAGCGAGTCAGCCGCGGTGCACGGCTCCAAGCGGGTCGTCGCCGACGCCGTGATCGCCCATGCGGCGCGCCTGCTGTCCCGCTGA
- the rpoZ gene encoding DNA-directed RNA polymerase subunit omega, with amino-acid sequence MSTQPEGIINPPIDSLLEASDSKYALVIYGAKRARQINAYYSQLHEGLFEYVGPLVDTRLNEKPLSIALREINEGMLVSSPMEQSE; translated from the coding sequence GTGTCAACTCAGCCCGAAGGCATCATCAACCCGCCGATCGATTCTCTGCTGGAGGCCTCGGACTCGAAGTACGCCCTCGTGATCTACGGTGCCAAGCGCGCCCGCCAGATCAACGCGTACTACTCCCAGCTCCACGAAGGCCTCTTCGAGTACGTCGGCCCGCTCGTCGACACCCGCCTGAACGAGAAGCCCCTCTCCATCGCCCTGCGCGAGATCAACGAGGGCATGCTGGTGTCCTCGCCCATGGAACAGTCCGAGTAG
- the gmk gene encoding guanylate kinase → MSQPRLTVLAGPTAVGKGTVSTYIRDHYPEVWLSVSATTRPPRPGEIDGVHYFFVSPEEFDRLVAEEQLLEWAVVHGRNRYGTLRRTVQAAMDEGRTVLLEIDLQGARQVKETMPEANFVFLTPPSWEEMVRRLAGRGTETAEEQQQRLETAKLELAAEPEFNHTVVNDTVEHAADELVSLMGLRPLER, encoded by the coding sequence GTGTCACAGCCCCGGTTGACAGTCCTGGCCGGCCCGACGGCGGTCGGCAAGGGAACAGTCTCGACCTACATCCGGGACCACTATCCCGAGGTATGGCTCTCCGTGTCCGCGACCACCCGCCCGCCACGCCCGGGGGAGATCGACGGCGTGCACTACTTCTTCGTCTCCCCGGAGGAATTCGACCGGCTCGTCGCCGAGGAGCAGTTGCTGGAGTGGGCCGTGGTGCACGGCCGCAACCGCTACGGGACGCTCCGGCGGACCGTCCAGGCCGCGATGGACGAGGGCCGGACCGTGCTCCTGGAGATCGACCTCCAGGGAGCGCGCCAGGTGAAGGAGACCATGCCGGAGGCGAATTTCGTGTTCCTCACGCCCCCCAGCTGGGAGGAGATGGTGCGTCGGCTCGCGGGCCGCGGCACCGAAACGGCGGAGGAACAGCAGCAGCGGCTGGAAACCGCTAAACTGGAACTTGCCGCCGAGCCGGAATTCAACCACACCGTCGTCAACGACACCGTGGAGCATGCGGCAGACGAGCTCGTATCACTGATGGGACTGCGTCCGCTGGAGCGCTGA
- the mihF gene encoding integration host factor, actinobacterial type, protein MSLKPLTDDERTRAREKATAARAVRADIKSRLRTGKLSVADVIENHDGDDAVGRLKVFDLLKALPGVGDVRAAAIMAEVGIAGTRRVRGLGIHQRKALVTYLEQHQSGSARK, encoded by the coding sequence GTGAGCCTGAAGCCATTGACGGACGACGAACGGACGCGGGCGCGCGAGAAGGCGACGGCGGCGCGTGCGGTACGGGCGGACATCAAGTCCAGGCTGAGGACCGGTAAGCTTTCCGTGGCGGACGTGATCGAGAACCACGACGGCGACGACGCCGTGGGCCGCCTGAAGGTCTTCGACCTCCTCAAGGCCCTGCCCGGCGTCGGCGACGTGCGGGCGGCCGCCATCATGGCGGAGGTGGGCATCGCGGGGACCCGCCGCGTGCGCGGGCTCGGCATCCATCAGCGCAAGGCCCTCGTCACCTATCTCGAACAACACCAGTCTGGCTCGGCCAGAAAGTAA